A segment of the Candidatus Delongbacteria bacterium genome:
GTGATGTAAATCGTGATTTATAACCATTAGCTCATCTTTCAAACTATAAAGAGTTTCATATACAGACGATATTCTATTGTTTGCCTCATTGAAGATCATCCAGTTTTTATCTGAAAAATATTTTCTGCTGGATTCTTCGAAGAGTATATTCTTCTCACCTCGTGCAAAAATATTACTCATTTTTCTATCTGTGAACAAACCCTCAGGCCTATAGTTCTCAGAAAAAATGTGAAGTTTAGCAAATAATTCACCCATCTTGAAAATATTATCATTTGTCAAATTATCAGCCAACATATCGCCATCAAGCCAATTCATCAACAGGCAAACATGGGTATCAACATCATCTAATGTCGTTTTGATACTGAACTCACCGGATTTGGAAGGTATTGGAATTACAGCTCCAATATCTGTTGAATTTGCTAGGGCTGATAGCCATTTAGCTTCAGAATATAGATCAAGCTCTGTTCTCCAGCCCGGATAACTTACTCGTAATGCGTAGCTTTTACCATCTTTAGTATTAATCCTGAAGATCGTATTGGTATAAAAACCATGAAATAAAACTTCTTCAATTTCTAAATCGTATTGAAGTAGAACATTATTTACAATTTTTGTAAACATC
Coding sequences within it:
- a CDS encoding phosphotransferase, encoding MYEIKNMNIEDKSLIEMFTKIVNNVLLQYDLEIEEVLFHGFYTNTIFRINTKDGKSYALRVSYPGWRTELDLYSEAKWLSALANSTDIGAVIPIPSKSGEFSIKTTLDDVDTHVCLLMNWLDGDMLADNLTNDNIFKMGELFAKLHIFSENYRPEGLFTDRKMSNIFARGEKNILFEESSRKYFSDKNWMIFNEANNRISSVYETLYSLKDELMVINHDLHHENIIIDSDGKLRAFDFEDTVWGYPVQDIAMAMKDLMEEIKPELFPEFLKSFRKGYESLRKWPERFDSEMDIFMAGRVLWVTNWVGRFQTDRFERNIDWAAEKLGKFLETGKLRF